One stretch of Bosea vaviloviae DNA includes these proteins:
- a CDS encoding GlsB/YeaQ/YmgE family stress response membrane protein: MDSINAAMSAQPGYGFFATIFIGLLAGWIAERITSSNHGILTNMLVGVAGSFLGSRLAELLDIPIFGFVRTLVAAIAGAVIVIVVWNAFRKPVA, from the coding sequence ATGGACTCCATCAATGCCGCCATGTCGGCGCAGCCGGGCTACGGCTTCTTCGCGACGATCTTTATCGGTCTTCTTGCCGGCTGGATCGCGGAGCGCATCACGTCTTCCAACCATGGCATCCTGACCAATATGCTGGTTGGCGTCGCAGGCTCTTTCCTTGGCAGCCGGCTGGCGGAATTGCTCGATATCCCGATCTTCGGCTTCGTTCGCACCCTGGTCGCTGCGATCGCGGGCGCAGTCATCGTCATCGTGGTCTGGAACGCCTTCCGCAAGCCTGTTGCCTGA
- the lipA gene encoding lipoyl synthase: MALVLDLLNRDPRPNIGNPKAEAPAPAAELRHPEKQKRPENPILRKPDWIRVKAPGSPKWAETQKIVKENKLVTVCEEAGCPNIGECWEKKHATFMIMGDTCTRACAFCNVKTGVPQPLDQDEPHKVAQAVAKLGLEHVVITSVDRDDLKDGGAEHFARVIRAIREASPGTTIEILTPDFLRKPGALEVVVAAKPDVFNHNLETVPGKYLTVRPGARYFHSLRLLQRVKELDPTIFTKSGIMVGLGEERNEILQLMDDLRSADVDFITIGQYLAPSRKHHAVIRFVTPEEFKGFEAIAYVKGFLMVSSTPLTRSSHHAGEDFAKLRAARSAKLG; encoded by the coding sequence ATGGCGCTCGTTCTCGATCTGCTGAACCGCGATCCGCGACCCAATATCGGCAATCCCAAGGCTGAAGCCCCGGCGCCGGCCGCGGAACTGCGCCATCCCGAGAAGCAGAAGCGGCCCGAGAATCCGATCCTGCGCAAGCCGGACTGGATCAGGGTCAAGGCGCCGGGCTCGCCGAAATGGGCTGAGACCCAGAAGATCGTCAAGGAGAACAAGCTCGTCACGGTCTGCGAGGAGGCGGGCTGCCCCAATATCGGCGAGTGCTGGGAGAAGAAGCACGCCACCTTCATGATCATGGGCGACACCTGCACGCGGGCCTGCGCTTTCTGCAACGTCAAGACCGGCGTGCCGCAGCCTCTCGACCAGGATGAGCCGCATAAAGTGGCGCAGGCCGTCGCCAAGCTCGGGCTGGAGCATGTCGTCATCACTTCGGTCGACCGCGACGATCTCAAGGATGGCGGCGCCGAGCATTTCGCCCGCGTCATCCGCGCGATCCGCGAGGCTTCGCCGGGTACGACGATCGAAATCCTGACGCCGGACTTCCTGCGCAAGCCCGGCGCGCTGGAGGTCGTCGTCGCGGCCAAACCCGATGTCTTCAACCACAATCTCGAGACGGTGCCCGGCAAATACCTGACCGTGCGGCCCGGCGCGCGCTATTTCCATTCACTGCGCCTGCTCCAGCGGGTGAAGGAGCTCGACCCGACGATCTTCACCAAATCCGGCATCATGGTCGGCCTGGGCGAGGAGCGGAACGAGATCCTCCAGCTGATGGACGATCTGCGCTCGGCCGATGTCGATTTCATCACCATCGGCCAGTACCTCGCGCCGTCGCGCAAGCACCATGCGGTGATCCGCTTCGTCACGCCCGAGGAGTTCAAGGGGTTCGAGGCGATCGCCTATGTGAAGGGCTTCCTGATGGTGTCCTCGACGCCGCTGACGCGCTCCTCGCATCATGCCGGCGAGGATTTCGCCAAGTTGCGCGCCGCGCGCTCCGCGAAGCTCGGCTGA
- a CDS encoding pyruvate dehydrogenase complex dihydrolipoamide acetyltransferase, producing MPTNILMPALSPTMEKGNLAKWLKKEGDTIKSGDIIAEIETDKATMEVEAVDEGILAKILVPDGTADVAVNEIIGVIAAEGEDVKAAAAPAKAEAPKAEAAPKAAAPAPAVASEAPKAEAAPKAAAPVASASGERAFASPLAKRLAKEAGLDLGKIQGSGPHGRIVEKDIEAAKAGGAAKAAPSAAPAAAPKPAAAPLAAGMSDEAVKKLFAPGSYEEVPHDGMRKTIARRLLESKQTIPHFYLTIDCELDALLKLRAELNAAAPEKDGKPAYKLSVNDLVIKALALSLRAVPEANVSWTENTMLKHKHADVGVAVSIPGGLITPVIRDACHKTLSQISNEMKDLAARAKNRKLKPEEYQGGTTAVSNLGMFGVKDFAAIVNPPHATILAVGAGEQRAVVKGGQLAVATVMSVTLSTDHRAVDGALGAELMQAFKGYIEKPMAMLV from the coding sequence ATGCCAACCAACATCCTGATGCCCGCGCTCTCTCCCACCATGGAGAAGGGCAATCTCGCCAAATGGCTGAAGAAGGAAGGCGACACGATCAAGTCCGGCGACATCATCGCCGAGATCGAGACCGACAAGGCGACCATGGAGGTCGAGGCCGTCGATGAAGGCATCCTGGCCAAGATCCTGGTGCCGGACGGCACGGCCGATGTCGCCGTTAACGAGATCATCGGCGTGATCGCTGCCGAGGGAGAGGATGTGAAGGCGGCTGCCGCTCCGGCCAAGGCCGAGGCTCCCAAGGCCGAGGCTGCGCCCAAGGCGGCGGCGCCCGCCCCAGCCGTCGCGAGCGAGGCTCCCAAGGCTGAAGCTGCTCCCAAGGCTGCCGCTCCTGTGGCCTCGGCCAGCGGCGAGCGCGCCTTCGCCTCGCCGCTCGCCAAGCGTCTGGCCAAGGAAGCGGGCCTCGACCTCGGAAAGATTCAGGGCTCGGGCCCGCATGGCCGCATCGTCGAGAAGGACATCGAGGCTGCGAAGGCCGGCGGAGCCGCCAAGGCCGCGCCGTCCGCTGCTCCCGCGGCCGCGCCCAAGCCGGCTGCAGCGCCGCTCGCCGCCGGCATGTCCGACGAGGCGGTCAAGAAGCTGTTCGCGCCGGGTTCCTACGAGGAAGTGCCGCATGACGGCATGCGCAAGACGATTGCGCGCCGCCTGCTCGAATCCAAGCAGACGATCCCGCATTTCTATCTGACGATCGATTGCGAGCTCGACGCGCTGCTCAAGCTGCGTGCGGAACTCAATGCCGCCGCGCCCGAGAAGGACGGCAAGCCGGCCTACAAGCTCTCGGTCAACGACCTCGTGATCAAGGCATTGGCGCTTTCGCTGCGCGCGGTGCCAGAGGCTAATGTGAGCTGGACCGAGAACACCATGCTCAAGCACAAGCATGCCGATGTCGGCGTCGCGGTCTCGATCCCGGGCGGTCTGATCACGCCGGTGATCAGGGACGCCTGCCACAAGACGCTCTCGCAGATCTCCAACGAGATGAAAGACCTGGCAGCCCGCGCCAAGAACCGCAAGCTGAAGCCCGAGGAGTATCAGGGCGGCACCACGGCGGTCTCGAACCTCGGCATGTTCGGCGTCAAGGACTTCGCCGCGATCGTCAATCCGCCGCATGCGACGATCCTGGCGGTCGGCGCCGGCGAGCAGCGCGCTGTCGTCAAGGGCGGACAGCTCGCGGTCGCGACCGTGATGTCGGTGACGCTCTCGACCGACCACCGCGCCGTCGATGGCGCGCTCGGGGCCGAACTGATGCAGGCGTTCAAGGGCTATATCGAGAAGCCCATGGCGATGCTGGTTTGA
- the lpdA gene encoding dihydrolipoyl dehydrogenase — MADYDVIIIGSGPGGYVAAIRAAQLGFKTAIVEREHLAGICSNWGCIPTKALLRSAEILHYGQHAKDYGLKLEGTFTADLAAVVARSRGIAARMNNGVQFLMKKNKVDVIWGEAKLTKPGTIAVAPTKKPAMQPQVPPPKGAKGEGTYTADHIVIATGARPRALPGIEPDGKLIWTYFESMVPAKMPKSLLVMGSGAIGIEFASFYRTMGVEVTVVEVMPQVVPIEDAEIGAFARKAFEKQGMKILTGAKVTKVEKGADSVTAHIEDEKGGKQTITADRMISAVGVVGNIENLGLEALGVKTDRGCIVIDDFCRTNVKGVYAIGDVAGPPMLAHKAEHEAVICVEAIKGLHPHAMDKLMIPGCTYCHPQIASVGLTEAKAKAAGYELKVGRFPFVANGKAVALGEDSGLVKTIFDAKTGKLLGAHMVGAEVTELIQGFVVAMNLETTEEELMHSIFPHPTISETMKESVLDAYGKVLNA, encoded by the coding sequence ATGGCTGACTACGACGTCATCATCATCGGCTCCGGCCCCGGCGGCTATGTCGCCGCCATCCGTGCGGCGCAGCTCGGCTTCAAGACGGCGATCGTCGAGCGCGAGCATCTTGCCGGTATCTGCTCGAACTGGGGCTGCATCCCGACCAAGGCGCTGCTGCGCTCAGCCGAGATCCTGCATTACGGCCAGCACGCCAAGGATTACGGGCTGAAGCTGGAAGGCACGTTCACGGCCGATCTCGCTGCCGTGGTGGCGCGTTCGCGCGGCATTGCGGCGCGGATGAACAACGGCGTCCAGTTCCTGATGAAGAAGAACAAGGTCGATGTGATCTGGGGTGAGGCAAAGCTCACCAAGCCCGGCACGATCGCGGTCGCGCCGACGAAGAAGCCTGCCATGCAGCCGCAGGTGCCGCCGCCCAAGGGGGCCAAGGGCGAGGGCACCTACACTGCCGACCATATCGTCATCGCGACCGGCGCGCGGCCACGCGCTCTGCCCGGCATCGAGCCCGACGGCAAGCTGATCTGGACCTATTTCGAGTCGATGGTGCCGGCGAAAATGCCGAAATCGCTGCTCGTGATGGGCTCGGGCGCGATCGGCATCGAATTCGCCTCGTTCTACCGGACGATGGGCGTCGAGGTCACGGTCGTCGAGGTGATGCCCCAGGTCGTGCCGATCGAAGATGCCGAGATCGGCGCCTTCGCGCGCAAAGCCTTCGAGAAGCAGGGCATGAAGATCCTGACCGGGGCCAAGGTCACCAAGGTCGAGAAGGGCGCCGACAGTGTCACGGCCCATATCGAGGACGAGAAGGGCGGCAAGCAGACCATCACCGCAGATCGGATGATCTCGGCCGTCGGCGTCGTCGGCAATATCGAGAATCTGGGCCTGGAAGCACTCGGCGTGAAGACCGATCGCGGCTGCATCGTCATCGATGATTTCTGCCGCACCAATGTGAAGGGCGTCTACGCGATCGGCGATGTCGCCGGGCCGCCGATGCTGGCGCATAAGGCCGAGCATGAGGCGGTGATTTGCGTCGAGGCGATCAAGGGGCTGCATCCGCATGCGATGGACAAGCTGATGATCCCGGGCTGCACCTATTGCCATCCGCAGATCGCCAGCGTCGGCCTGACCGAAGCCAAGGCGAAGGCAGCCGGCTACGAGCTCAAGGTCGGGCGCTTCCCCTTCGTCGCCAACGGCAAGGCGGTGGCGCTGGGCGAGGATAGCGGACTGGTCAAGACGATCTTCGACGCCAAGACCGGCAAGCTCCTCGGCGCCCATATGGTCGGCGCTGAAGTGACCGAACTGATCCAGGGCTTCGTTGTGGCCATGAACCTCGAGACCACCGAGGAAGAATTGATGCACAGCATCTTCCCGCATCCGACGATCTCGGAGACGATGAAGGAGAGCGTGCTCGACGCCTATGGGAAAGTGCTGAACGCCTGA
- a CDS encoding GlsB/YeaQ/YmgE family stress response membrane protein, which yields MDTRSIIVAIVIGLVAGWLASIVVGGGGLIRYIITGLIGAFVGSFLLSALGINLGIGNPLVSQIITATIGAIVVVLLARLIA from the coding sequence ATGGACACGCGTTCGATCATCGTCGCCATCGTCATCGGTCTTGTCGCGGGCTGGCTCGCCAGCATCGTCGTGGGCGGTGGCGGGCTGATCCGCTACATCATCACCGGCTTGATCGGCGCCTTTGTCGGCAGTTTCCTGCTCTCGGCTCTGGGCATCAATCTCGGCATCGGCAATCCGCTCGTCTCGCAGATCATCACGGCGACGATCGGCGCGATCGTCGTGGTCCTGCTGGCCCGGCTGATCGCCTGA
- a CDS encoding pyruvate dehydrogenase complex E1 component subunit beta — translation MPIDILMPALSPTMEQGKLSKWLKAEGDTVKAGDIIAEIETDKATMEVEAVDEGILAKILIADGTDNVAVNTPIGVIAAEGEDVSAASKPAAAKPAEKPAEPEAKAEPTPAASAPPSVPAQAKSYDASSEFPAGAEVATITVREALRDAMAEEMRRDGDVFVMGEEVAEYQGAYKVTQGLLQEFGAKRVIDTPITEHGFAGIGVGAALTGLKPIVEFMTFNFAMQAIDHIINSAAKTLYMSGGQMGCPIVFRGPNGAAARVGAQHSHDYAAWYSNVPGLKVVVPYSASDAKGLLKSAIRDPNPVIFLENEILYGRTFEVPKSDDFLVPIGKAKIVRPGTDVTIVSFGIGMTYALGAAEALAKEGIEAEVIDLRTIRPMDIETVIASVQKTNRCVAVEEGFPQSGVTAEIGMRIMEAAFDYLDAPVARVTGKDVPMPYAANLEKLALPNIGEVVAAAKAVCYR, via the coding sequence ATGCCGATCGACATTCTCATGCCTGCTCTTTCGCCGACGATGGAGCAGGGCAAGCTCTCCAAATGGCTGAAAGCCGAAGGCGATACGGTCAAGGCCGGCGACATTATCGCCGAGATCGAGACCGACAAGGCGACCATGGAGGTCGAGGCCGTCGATGAAGGCATCCTGGCCAAGATCCTGATCGCCGACGGCACCGACAATGTCGCGGTCAACACGCCGATCGGCGTGATTGCGGCCGAGGGCGAGGATGTCAGCGCGGCGAGCAAGCCGGCAGCCGCCAAGCCGGCTGAGAAGCCGGCCGAGCCGGAAGCCAAGGCCGAGCCCACGCCAGCAGCCTCCGCGCCGCCAAGCGTCCCGGCTCAGGCGAAGTCCTATGACGCGTCCTCCGAATTTCCGGCAGGCGCCGAGGTCGCGACCATCACGGTGCGCGAAGCCTTGCGCGACGCCATGGCCGAGGAAATGCGCCGCGACGGTGATGTCTTCGTCATGGGCGAGGAGGTCGCGGAATATCAGGGCGCTTACAAGGTCACCCAGGGGCTGCTGCAGGAATTCGGCGCCAAGCGCGTCATCGATACGCCGATCACCGAGCACGGCTTCGCCGGTATCGGCGTTGGCGCGGCGCTGACCGGCCTGAAGCCGATCGTCGAGTTCATGACCTTCAACTTCGCCATGCAGGCGATCGACCATATCATCAACTCCGCCGCCAAGACGCTCTACATGTCGGGCGGCCAGATGGGTTGTCCGATCGTCTTCCGCGGCCCCAACGGCGCTGCGGCGCGCGTCGGCGCGCAGCACAGCCACGACTACGCCGCCTGGTATTCCAATGTGCCGGGCCTGAAGGTCGTCGTTCCCTACAGCGCCTCGGATGCCAAGGGCCTGCTCAAGAGCGCCATTCGCGATCCGAACCCGGTCATCTTCCTCGAGAACGAGATCCTCTACGGCCGGACCTTCGAGGTTCCCAAGAGCGATGATTTCCTGGTCCCCATCGGCAAGGCCAAGATCGTGCGTCCGGGCACGGACGTCACGATCGTCTCCTTCGGCATAGGCATGACCTACGCGCTGGGTGCGGCCGAAGCGCTCGCCAAGGAGGGCATCGAGGCCGAAGTCATCGATCTGCGCACGATCCGGCCGATGGACATCGAGACGGTCATCGCCTCCGTGCAGAAGACCAATCGCTGCGTCGCGGTCGAGGAGGGGTTCCCGCAGTCGGGCGTCACCGCCGAGATCGGCATGCGCATCATGGAGGCGGCGTTCGACTATCTCGACGCGCCGGTCGCCCGCGTCACCGGCAAGGACGTGCCGATGCCTTACGCGGCGAACCTCGAGAAGCTCGCCTTGCCGAATATCGGCGAGGTCGTCGCTGCGGCCAAAGCCGTTTGCTACCGCTGA
- a CDS encoding GlsB/YeaQ/YmgE family stress response membrane protein, with the protein MTARSRKPRDPERIVPDDKVEILPPGRGLPVDWRVLAPTIALGTVTGFVASLIVGGGGLVRHAVVGVLGMLVGQGLVRLTGWRVRTGHGFLDEMAMAVLGAILVVLLARFIA; encoded by the coding sequence ATGACCGCACGCAGCCGCAAACCCCGTGATCCCGAACGGATCGTCCCCGACGACAAGGTCGAGATTCTGCCGCCAGGTCGCGGTTTGCCGGTGGATTGGCGCGTGCTGGCACCGACGATCGCGTTGGGCACCGTGACGGGGTTCGTCGCCAGTCTGATCGTGGGCGGTGGCGGGCTGGTCCGCCACGCCGTCGTCGGCGTGCTCGGCATGCTGGTCGGGCAGGGGCTTGTGCGGTTGACCGGCTGGCGTGTGCGCACCGGCCATGGTTTTCTCGACGAGATGGCGATGGCTGTATTGGGCGCAATTCTTGTGGTTCTTCTGGCGCGCTTTATCGCGTGA